Within Fusarium keratoplasticum isolate Fu6.1 chromosome 8, whole genome shotgun sequence, the genomic segment GGCAATGGATGGCATACTTTGTTATTGGCAAAGTGCAGCCCTTGCTGACGCCAACGATACTACAACATACCGATTGCCTACCCGCTGAGAGGGCCTCTCCGGTTGGATCGTGCGACGAGATACGATACATCTAGAAGCAAGATAATGACAAGGTTCTACGCTTAAGTATGGGGACGAGCATTCAATATGCGGATCTGTGCAGCTTCCCGCTGTTTGGCGAATCGCGACATCCTGGTTTCCCGGTTTCAGCTCAGCCGTCAAGATATGCGCCCTCCCTCGAAGTAACCGCGCGCGAATCGTGGGGCTGTTATTTCAGGCACGGGTTGAATCGGCATCTGGGGATGGTATTGCTAATGCTTCCTTACCATATGTCTTACAAAGGGACATTGAGGGGAAGGCTGGGTAGGGAATGAAACGTCAATGCAGATATGTGAGTGTCCAACAACGGACTACAAGATTCATGCCTCGGGAAAAGATCTGCGAATCACAAGGGAAGCGAGAATTGTCCGCCTGGAATCACAGGCCCGGGAAATTAGATGGTAATGAAAATGTGCCCATTGTTATGAAGCTACAACCATGGTCATGTCACCTTTCAGCTGCACGGCCGGGCCATTTCTTAGTAGATTTTTTCCGGCTGTTCTTGAATGAAATACGACTTTAGAATTACGGCGACCTCGAGTTGTTGTTGGGCATCATGGTCTTGGAGCGTGAAGTGTCCCGTCTTGACCAAGTATCTTGAGTCCCTATTTGCGGGCAGTCTCTGAGGCTAAGTTAGTGACATCCATGCCTGACCTACGTGGCAGCAGGGCATCATGCATGTGATGTTACTAGGCAGCGCGTTAGTTAGGAGGAGCTTTGATAGGATCCATTGATGAAGGTATCGGGGATGTTCTTGGAGGCTCGTTTCAGGTAGAGGCTGCTGTCAAGATAGGCGAGAAGATACATATCGCCTTAGCTAAAGTACCTGGCAGGGACCCACAATATTAAGGCAGATAGACTGTCCAGCACATCCCCACGTCATCGAGCCCAGGCTTGACCGGAGGTCGGTGAACCACCAAGCCTCAGGCTTCCGTCTACCGCTGTCCACTTTCCGTGCCCTTCTTCCGTTGGCATTcttttccctcctctctcctTGCTCACCATCTGACTGCGTGGACGGCAAGCCACGAGTCTTTGTGCTGTCTTCCCTCTATGGCCCAGTCGAATTCTACGCCGCATACGCCAGCCCCGAGAGGCCCAACCTGACCCCGACGCTGCGATCGAGACCCTGCAGCCAGTTTTTTGCTGTCGTGCAGCTCCTGGCTTACCCGTCGGAGCTATACTCCCAGtgaccgccatcatggcatgCGACAACCATACATACGGCGCCAAGTGTCGACTGGCTCCCGTTGCCCGCGTCCGACGAGAAGACGATGTACCCCTCGTCGAGGCACAATTCTTTTACTCGTCCCTTATTCCCATCGATGACCCCctctcgacatcctcgacCATTAGTACCGATGCGAAGACGAGCAAGGGTCAGGTGCGGCCCTTTTCAAGGGGTGACAATAATGCCCTCGAGAAAGCTTGGTTGAGTCTCATGTCTGAGAACGACCGGCGAGTTCACCAGGATGCGTGGAAGGACCAGGGTCGGCCGTCTCAATTCGACGCAAATAAACTGGCTTCGCTTGTTCAAGCCTTGACGATAAAACACTGGGAAAGGCATCGTGGAGGCTACCAACCCCAGGATGTCACTGTGCCAGCTGGCGATGTCATACCAAACACCCCGGTGCCTGCCTGTTGTTCCGAGCTGGTGCTTGATGTATCGGAAGAGCTTGAAGCAACCTTTTGCTCTTTGGCTAGAAGGAATAACCCTGCCTTGAGTGTTGACGAAGTGACCCAGCAGATTGTTCTTGGGCTTAGTCGCCTGAAAGAGCAGGTAAGCAGTGCGATCGAGCCCCGGCCATCCTCAGCGGATATACCCTCCAGCCGTCCAGGATCTTCTTCTACCACCAATGCGAGCCATCCTATTACTAGGATCTCTAAGACTCCGACAGAGTCTCGTAGCACGAAACGTCGATCTACCGTTGGCGAAACCAGTCTCAGAGCCAGATCCCTCTCGTTGTCACAAGCCAAGAACCGGACCCCTCGCTCCCAGACGCCCGTCGGCAGTCCAACTGTTGCTCGACCGCCAGGCTTGGATGATGGAATATCAAGGAAGCCCTTTGTACGAGTAGGCAGCCCAGAAACACAATCCGAGCCTGGTTCTGTCCCGTTTGGTCAAGCCGGTGGTGTATTGCGGGACGTTGGCCAGTCCCGAGATCAGACTGAGACGGCAACTGAAGTGGATGATGCTTCTCAAGCAGCAAAAGCCGCTGACAAGCCAGCGGCGGAAGACTATCGACCCAGCGTTGCTGAAGTTGCGGTCGGGGTATCAAGACTACACATGGTTTCGTTGCCATCTCTCCAGATGAAGCCGATTTACTGGTCTCCTGTCAACGACGTCGCTGTTGTAGCTCGGGCAACATGGTTTTATAGGTATGGATTAGTAACATTCAAGAAGACTCTCGCTGACCTGACATAGGGACACCATGCTTCCGATCCCACCGATTGTGGCGAACCAGTTGGAGGCCGGTTACCATGAACTTCGACCATGGACGGAAACTTGGAGCGATGAACTACGATGTGCCATCGATGTTGGCCCATTGGGCGAGGAAAAGGTGTCCCACAGGCTCTGGCCCAAAGAGTCCGAAATAGGCTCTGCTGATGAAGTTGGTTTCCCTGAGCCAGCTATCCCAACTGATCCGTTCTGCGCTGCTCGCTGTTTTCGTGGCGAAGCGGCAGCTGAAGGATCCATTGGCCCAGCTGCTGTCGATAGAAGAGCCTCAGGAGAGTTCCAGCCCCCAGCACGGCCTTTCTCCAACTATCACGTCATATACAAGAATGCCACCGAAGCGTTCCTCATGAAGCCAAGCCTGAAGCCATCGGCGTATTATGGAAGACGACCCGTGTTGAAGATTATGAAGGGCGTGACTGTTGGTGTCCCTGTTGTCCGAGGCTTCAACAGAGCGGCCTGGGAGCGACTTCATCACAAGAAGCAGACCCCGAACAAACCGGGCGTATCGGCAGCCGATGAATCACATGAGAGCAGTGGCCAGGACGTGTGCTCCGCTTGCAAGGCAGACAAAGAGAAAGGGCAAGTTACTGACTTGATTCTCGTCGCCCATGGCATCGGCCAGAAATTCGCCGAGAGGGTGGAGAGCTTCCACTTCACTCACGCCATCAATGGCTTCCGTCGTGCTGTTAACATTGAACTACAAAGCCCTGTGGTCAAGCAGGTACTCCGTGCGGACCAAAATGGACTCATGATTCTTCCGCTGAACTGGAGGATGGGTCTCTCGTTCGAGGATGGAGGGCCGATGAGGGAGGAAGACAAGGCAGACTATACCCCCGAAGGCTTTGGGCTGAAGGACATCGAACCTGATACCATTCCTGCTGTTCGCAGCATGATATCGGATGTCATGTTCGATATCCCCTTCTACATGTCCCATCACAAGGGAAAGATGATTAAAGCTCTCGTGTCTGAGGCAAACCGTGTCTATCGACTCTGGTGTCGCAACAACCCAGGCTTTGCCGAGAACGGGCGCGTCCATCTTATCGGACACTCGCTGGGCAGCGCCATGGCTCTTGAGATTCTGTCAAATCAGCCGACCTCTGTACCTAGACTTGACTTATCCTGCAAGGAACCCGAGACACGTTTCTTCGAATTCGACACCAGGAACCTCTTCCTGGCAGGTAGCCCGGCTGGGTTCttcctgcttcttgagcgtGGCACGCTCATGCCTCGGCATGGACGAATGAAGCCCGGGGCTGACTCGAGCGACGTCGtggccaaggatgttgtcgGCGAAGCTGGCACTTTTGGCTGCCTGGCTGTCGACAATATCTACAATatcctcgccaaggaggatcCCATCGCTTACTTCCTCAATGGTGCCGTTGATCCCATCTATGCGGCGAGCCTCAAGACAGCCTACGTTCCGAGCATAGCGGGCTCCCTGTGGAAGTCAGTCGGCGCAGCCATGCGGAACGTCGTGCCAGGCATGGCCCCAGCCCCAAACCCGCTCGccccagagccagagcgGCCGTCGACCATTCGTCTCCCCTCCCAGCTTGAGCTCGAGGTTCACGACTTTACGCGAGAAGAGATTGCCGAGAAGAAAGCCTTCCTGCTCAACGATAATGGGCAAATAGACTGGTACCTCCGCTCTGGGGGAGGCCCCCTCGAGATCCAGTACCTAAACATGCTCAGTGCACACACAAGTTACTGGACGAACCACGACTTTATCCGCATGCTTTGTATCGAAATTGGGAGGGAGCCGGGTCGGGCTCACACTCTCCCTGCTCTCAGGGCCGTCAAGGCTGCGAAGAGACTGTTGGTGAAATAAGATGGCGTATTCGTGAGGCTGGTGAGACTGTTGACTTTCTTTTATCTAGCAAGGCGTGGAAGGATCGGGCAATTGGCGTTCTGGTACTCCTTTGAAACAAATCAACTTAATGGATTTAGTTAGATTTCTGAGTTTGGGCAGAGATACAGCATAGAGGACACACATAGACGGCAGCAATGGAGCGCTCGATTATTCTAATACTATGTTACAATTTTGCACAATTTTGGGCCCCTAATTCTATCCTGATATTTTCGACCCAAACGAAAGAGAAATCTAGaaaccatccatctccatcatgtcttgatcgagctcctcgtcgtcataCTCGTATTGGTTGATAGGTGCAGCCGGCTGAGGCTTTTGCGCAGCTTCCTCAAGTTCCTTGATCCTCTCCagatccatcttctccttgtgCTCCATCAGGTCCTTGTATCCCCAGGTGCTGATGCCTTCCTGGTCCTTAGCCCGGAAAGGCTGTGCCATGGTTCTCAAGAATCGTCTCGCACTGCTGACGGCCATGTCGGTGCTCAGGTTGACGTCCGCCTCTTGAAGGCCTTGGTTGATCCACTTGGGAAGTTGAGTTCGTTTCTTCTGGAATCGGCGATCGGCGAGAACCATGATACCGTAGTCATCCTTGCCACGCAAGACTCTGCCTAGGCACTGTGCTGCGTGTCGCATGGCGTCGAAGGATAGGAAGTCATTCTCCTTGATGCGGTATGTTTCTCGTAAGAATTGCAGTCTGGCCTTGAGGATTCGTGACTCCGTGTACTGGAAGGGAACTCCAATACACAACACGGTACGACCATATTGATGGTCGAAATCGATACCTTCCGAGACCTTGCCACGTGCGACGCAAAGCAGAACAGCTCCTCTGCCGTTACAACACGCGGTCCGATACGTCTCCAAAGCGAGCGAAGTCTCCTGGGCGTCGGGTGTCTCAACTAGAATGAGTTTGTACTTCCACACCTCGTCAAGGATACCCATTCCTTGCCACatgctgatgatggattCCATGTAGAGATACGAGGGGAAGAAGACAACCATGCCATCGGGCGTAATCTTGGCGAACTCGGTCAACAAGTTACCGTAGTTTCTCACCACGCTGGGCTCGTTTCGGACCTGGAAACTTGTTGATACGGATGCCTGATCACTACCTCGGGTGACAATCATAGGCAAGAATGACCTCCGTGCAAGGGTCATGCTGTATGACTCTTGAATGACTGTGGAAAAGTCAAGCATCTTGGGGTATATTTCGAGCGGTGAGATGGTACCCGATGTGATAATGACCGAGTAGAATCTCTCAAACACAGGCCGAATAGCGATAGCAGCATCAAGGCAGGTGAAATGAAGAATGGGGTTCGGGACTTCGGCTGTGTCCGATTCGTAGGGCTCGAGAATGAGAAGGAAACCTTTCTCATATGTAGACACCAAAGTCGCAAACGTTGCGACCTCTTGAAGTGGCTGGTAATCCTCGATATTGGTAAGCTCGAGGGTCCTTACCAGCGATGTAAGTCGCTCCGCACAGAATCGGagaggcttcttctcgatgaAGGTGTGCTCCTTGAGATGAGCTAGGAATGACGGTGGCGTTTCCGAAATAACCTGGCGAACCTTCATCCGTGTCTATTACAGGGTTAACTCCTATTTTGCAGTGGAATGAGGTGGGAAACTACCTTCAAGTATTCGATGAATCTCTTGAGGAAGGCGACGAAATGCTCAGCTCTCCTGATATTTCCTGGCACAGCTTCTTGGAGCAGATCTGCAGGAAGGGCTAGGATATAATTAACATGCGTTGGATGGAGAATTTTTACACAAGGTGAAGCTTACCAGGGTTTGCCATGAAGGCGTCTTCTTGACGGGCTTCGTCCGCATCACGGAGCCCCTGCACGAGCTTCTGATATTCGTTCTGTAGCTGCTCCTGATCTGTGTCGCGCATCTGCGCTATCCGATTCTCCAGATTTTGGGCACCACGAGTCGCTTTGCGCAACGAATCTTCCGTAATGTCTGTGCTCAGGGACTCGATGCAGACGTTGTCGATGTTGTGAGCCTCATCGAAAACCACAATGCAGTCCTTAGAGAAGTCCTTCGACACTCTTTCGGCGATCTTTGGATCAAGGAGGTAGTGATAAGAGAAGATGACAACGTTGCAATATTGCATCTGGGACATCTTTAGCACAAGTCCACAAGTTTGCGAGTCTTAACTGGTACCGACCATGCGCCGCGCAGTGAAGTAAGGGCACTGCTTATGTTCCTCACCATACCGAATGATATCGTCAAAGGACCAGACACCGTTGGGAATGAGGTTGTGAGGctcaagaaggtcgaggTTCTGTGTCATATTAGTACAACGGAAGAGAAGGCAAAAGATGACGCAAACGCACATCGTGGTAGACGCAGACATCCACATTCTCACCCCGgtctttcttctctttgacGAAGCCGGCTGTAAGGCTTCTGCAGcgagcatcaacaacagagCCACTCTTCTCTCGTTTGACTGATGGGTGAAGACACAAGTTCTTTCGACTCGTCAAACCAAGGCCACGAAACTCTTCCTCGTAACCGAGCTCCTCAGCCCTGTACTTCATGAGAGACTTGAGTTCAACCAATGCCTTTTCGATCTCAGACATGGTACCTTATCGAGCCGCATGTCAGTAGAAGgagggcagaggaggaaaggTGACATACGAGAGCAGTAGATGAGCTTTCGCT encodes:
- a CDS encoding DDHD domain-containing protein produces the protein MACDNHTYGAKCRLAPVARVRREDDVPLVEAQFFYSSLIPIDDPLSTSSTISTDAKTSKGQVRPFSRGDNNALEKAWLSLMSENDRRVHQDAWKDQGRPSQFDANKLASLVQALTIKHWERHRGGYQPQDVTVPAGDVIPNTPVPACCSELVLDVSEELEATFCSLARRNNPALSVDEVTQQIVLGLSRLKEQVSSAIEPRPSSADIPSSRPGSSSTTNASHPITRISKTPTESRSTKRRSTVGETSLRARSLSLSQAKNRTPRSQTPVGSPTVARPPGLDDGISRKPFVRVGSPETQSEPGSVPFGQAGGVLRDVGQSRDQTETATEVDDASQAAKAADKPAAEDYRPSVAEVAVGVSRLHMVSLPSLQMKPIYWSPVNDVAVVARATWFYRDTMLPIPPIVANQLEAGYHELRPWTETWSDELRCAIDVGPLGEEKVSHRLWPKESEIGSADEVGFPEPAIPTDPFCAARCFRGEAAAEGSIGPAAVDRRASGEFQPPARPFSNYHVIYKNATEAFLMKPSLKPSAYYGRRPVLKIMKGVTVGVPVVRGFNRAAWERLHHKKQTPNKPGVSAADESHESSGQDVCSACKADKEKGQVTDLILVAHGIGQKFAERVESFHFTHAINGFRRAVNIELQSPVVKQVLRADQNGLMILPLNWRMGLSFEDGGPMREEDKADYTPEGFGLKDIEPDTIPAVRSMISDVMFDIPFYMSHHKGKMIKALVSEANRVYRLWCRNNPGFAENGRVHLIGHSLGSAMALEILSNQPTSVPRLDLSCKEPETRFFEFDTRNLFLAGSPAGFFLLLERGTLMPRHGRMKPGADSSDVVAKDVVGEAGTFGCLAVDNIYNILAKEDPIAYFLNGAVDPIYAASLKTAYVPSIAGSLWKSVGAAMRNVVPGMAPAPNPLAPEPERPSTIRLPSQLELEVHDFTREEIAEKKAFLLNDNGQIDWYLRSGGGPLEIQYLNMLSAHTSYWTNHDFIRMLCIEIGREPGRAHTLPALRAVKAAKRLLVK
- a CDS encoding General transcription and DNA repair factor IIH helicase subunit XPD; translation: MKFNIDDLPVLFPYPRIYPEQYAYMCDLKKTLDAGGHCVLEMPSGTGKTVSLLSLIVAYQQYMPEKRKLIYCSRTMSEIEKALVELKSLMKYRAEELGYEEEFRGLGLTSRKNLCLHPSVKREKSGSVVDARCRSLTAGFVKEKKDRGENVDVCVYHDNLDLLEPHNLIPNGVWSFDDIIRYGEEHKQCPYFTARRMMQYCNVVIFSYHYLLDPKIAERVSKDFSKDCIVVFDEAHNIDNVCIESLSTDITEDSLRKATRGAQNLENRIAQMRDTDQEQLQNEYQKLVQGLRDADEARQEDAFMANPALPADLLQEAVPGNIRRAEHFVAFLKRFIEYLKTRMKVRQVISETPPSFLAHLKEHTFIEKKPLRFCAERLTSLVRTLELTNIEDYQPLQEVATFATLVSTYEKGFLLILEPYESDTAEVPNPILHFTCLDAAIAIRPVFERFYSVIITSGTISPLEIYPKMLDFSTVIQESYSMTLARRSFLPMIVTRGSDQASVSTSFQVRNEPSVVRNYGNLLTEFAKITPDGMVVFFPSYLYMESIISMWQGMGILDEVWKYKLILVETPDAQETSLALETYRTACCNGRGAVLLCVARGKVSEGIDFDHQYGRTVLCIGVPFQYTESRILKARLQFLRETYRIKENDFLSFDAMRHAAQCLGRVLRGKDDYGIMVLADRRFQKKRTQLPKWINQGLQEADVNLSTDMAVSSARRFLRTMAQPFRAKDQEGISTWGYKDLMEHKEKMDLERIKELEEAAQKPQPAAPINQYEYDDEELDQDMMEMDGF